The genomic region GTGTGAAACTAGCAATTAGTGACATTCTTCCAAGAAAACCTGACATTTGTGTATCAGGTATTAATCATGGGTCAAATTCTTCTGTAAATATAATGTATTCTGGGACTGTTTCCGCCGTTATTGAAGCAAGTATCGAGGGAATTCCATCTGTTGGTTTTTCTCTTTTAGATTTTGATTGGAATGCAGATTTTGAACCATCTCAAAAATATGTATGTCAAATTGTTAAAAAAATTCTTTATAACCCTATTCCGGAAAAAGTAATGACTTTGAATGTTAACATTCCTAAATTAAAAAAAGAAGAAATTAAAGGAATTAAAATATGTAGGCAAGCAGAATCGAAATGGAAAGAAAGTTTTGATAAACGTTATACACCTAAAGGTAGAACTTATTATTGGTTAGTAGGGGATTTCGTGAATATCAATGAAAAAATAGATACAGATGAATGGGCATTAAAAAATGGATATGTATCTATTGTTCCGATTCAATTGGATTTAACAAATTATACTATTTTAAATCTTTTAAAATCTTGGAATTTTATCGTGTTATTTATTTTTTTGATAGTATCATAGTTTTCATTATTATGAATTTGAATATTAAACTCTATATATAAGTGTCATCTTTTATAGAAAGATCTTTAAATCCAAAATCTATTCAAGATTTTATTGGACAACATGAAATCTTGGATAATCTAAAAGTTTTTATTCAGGCAGCTAAAAAAAGAAAAGAAGCCTTAGATCATATTTTATTTCATGGGCCTCCAGGATTAGGAAAAACAACCTTAGCTCATATTGTTGCAAATGAGTTATGTGTAAACATCACAGTTACTTCAGGTTCTGTTTTAGATAAACCAGGAGATTTAGCTGGTTTACTGATTCATTTAAAAATAAATGATGTGATTTTTATTGATGAAATTCATCGTCTTTCTCCAATTGTTGAGGAATACTTATATTCAGCTATGGAAAATTATAAAATAGATATTATTATAGATTCTGGATCTAATGCTAAATCAGTACAAATTGATTTATTTCCTTTTACTTTAATAGGAGCGACTACAAGATCAGGTTTATTAACAGCTCCTATGCGTTCTAGATTTGGTATTAACTTTCGTCTGAATTATTATGAAAAAGAATTATTAAACAATATTGTTAATCGTAGTGCAAAATTATTAAATATTCCAATTACAAAAGAAGCTTCAATTGAAATCGCGAACAGAAGTCGTGGAACTCCACGTGTAGCTAATTCTTTATTACGTAGAATACGTGATTTTGCACAAATTAAAGGAAATGGAACCATTGATATTAATATATGTAATTTAGGGTTAAAATCTCTTAATGTGGATAAACATGGATTAGATGAAATGGATAATAGAATTTTATCATGTATGATAGATCATTTTAAAGGAGGACCTGTTGGAATTCATACTATAGCAACAGCTGTTAGTGAAAATTCGGAAACCATAGAAGAAGTTTATGAACCTTTTCTTATTCAGGAAGGATATTTAATTAGAACACCCAGAGGAAGAAAAGTGACGAGATTAGCTTATAAACATATCAAAAAAAAATATAAACAAAAATAGACTAAAATATTTTTTCATAAGAATTAACTAACTTTATTAAAAGAATCAATATATAAACAATCATGCCTTCAAATGTTATTGTTGGTCTCCAATGGGGTGACGAGGGAAAAGGAAAAATTACAGATTTGCTTGCTAAAAATTCGGATTATGTAATCCGTTATCAAGGAGGAAATAATTCAGGTCATTCTATTCATACTAAAAATCGTCATTTTATTCTTCATTTAGTTCCTTCTGGAGTGATTTATTCTAGCGTAAAATGTATTGTGGGACCTGGAGTTGTAATTGACCCTAAATCTTTAATACAAGAAATACAAAATTTAGAATCAATAGGTATAGATACATCTAAAGTTTTTTTATCAAAAAGAGCACACATTACTATGCCTTACCATCGTTTTTTAGACCGGTATCAAGAGGAATTTTTAGGAGATAAATTAATCGGAACTACACATAAAGGAATTGGTCCTACTTATGAGGATAAGATATCTCGTATAGGAATTCGTGCTTTAGACTTATTGAATTTAGAAGTTTTTTATAAAAAATTAAAATATAATATTGATCTAAAAAATCAAATTTTTACA from Blattabacterium cuenoti harbors:
- the surE gene encoding 5'/3'-nucleotidase SurE, yielding MNPKPIILVTNDDGIVAPGIRALIHFMNFLGDVYVVAPDKPQSGVGHAITMNTILYCDSVKIDNGNQKEWECSGTPVDCVKLAISDILPRKPDICVSGINHGSNSSVNIMYSGTVSAVIEASIEGIPSVGFSLLDFDWNADFEPSQKYVCQIVKKILYNPIPEKVMTLNVNIPKLKKEEIKGIKICRQAESKWKESFDKRYTPKGRTYYWLVGDFVNINEKIDTDEWALKNGYVSIVPIQLDLTNYTILNLLKSWNFIVLFIFLIVS
- the ruvB gene encoding Holliday junction branch migration DNA helicase RuvB gives rise to the protein MSSFIERSLNPKSIQDFIGQHEILDNLKVFIQAAKKRKEALDHILFHGPPGLGKTTLAHIVANELCVNITVTSGSVLDKPGDLAGLLIHLKINDVIFIDEIHRLSPIVEEYLYSAMENYKIDIIIDSGSNAKSVQIDLFPFTLIGATTRSGLLTAPMRSRFGINFRLNYYEKELLNNIVNRSAKLLNIPITKEASIEIANRSRGTPRVANSLLRRIRDFAQIKGNGTIDINICNLGLKSLNVDKHGLDEMDNRILSCMIDHFKGGPVGIHTIATAVSENSETIEEVYEPFLIQEGYLIRTPRGRKVTRLAYKHIKKKYKQK